A DNA window from Chiroxiphia lanceolata isolate bChiLan1 chromosome 6, bChiLan1.pri, whole genome shotgun sequence contains the following coding sequences:
- the SLC25A22 gene encoding mitochondrial glutamate carrier 1, producing MADKQISLPAKLINGGIAGLIGVTCVFPIDLAKTRLQNQQNGQRMYTSLSDCLIKTIRSEGYFGMYRGAAVNLTLVTPEKAIKLAANDFFRHHLSKDGKKLTLMKEMLAGCGAGTCQVIVTTPMEMLKIQLQDAGRIAAQKKLMAAQAQLSSSPAAGAAEPVVETRTTATQITRELLRSKGIAGLYKGLGATLLRDVPFSIVYFPLFANLNKLGQKDPSVKAPFYVSFLSGCVAGSTAAVAVNPCDVIKTRLQSLQRGVNEDTYSGILDCTKKIWQKEGPTAFFKGAYCRALVIAPLFGIAQVVYFIGIAEFLLDMLPKPRA from the exons TCTACCTGCCAAGCTGATCAATGGAGGGATAGCTGGGCTGATTGGGGTCACCTGTGTATTTCCCATTGACCTGGCAAAAACTCGCCTGCAGAACCAGCAGAATGGCCAGCGGATGTACACCAGCTT GTCTGACTGCCTCATTAAAACAATTCGGTCGGAAGGCTACTTTGGCATGTACCGAG GGGCTGCAGTGAACCTGACTCTGGTGACCCCAGAAAAGGCTATCAAACTGGCAGCCAATGACTTCTTCCGGCATCACCTCTCCAAAGACGG GAAAAAACTGACACTGATGAAGGAGATGCTGGCGGGCTGCGGCGCAGGTACCTGCCAGGTGATTGTCACCACTCCCATGGAGATGCTCAAAATCCAGCTGCAGGATGCAGGACGTATTG CGGCACAGAAGAAGCTGATGGCAGCACAGGCCCaactctcctcttcccctgcgGCGGGGGCAGCCGAGCCGGTGGTGGAGACGCGCACCACAGCGACACAGATAACGAGGGAGCTGCTGCGGAGCAAGGGCATCGCGGGACTCTACAAGGGCCTGGGAGCCACACTGCTAAG GGATGTCCCATTCTCCATTGTTTACTTCCCGCTGTTTGCAAACCTGAACAAGCTGGGCCAGAAAGACCCCAGTGTCAAGGCTCCATTCTACGTGTCCTTCCTCTCTGGATGTGTGGCTGGCAGTACGGCTGCAGTGGCTGTCAATCCTTGTGATG TGATCAAAACACGGCTGCAGTccttgcagaggggagtgaaTGAGGACACCTACTCGGGAATCCTGGACTGCACCAA GAAGATCTGGCAGAAGGAAGGGCCCACAGCCTTCTTCAAAGGGGCATACTGCCGAGCCCTGGTCATTGCTCCTCTCTTCGGCATTGCACAAGTTGTCTACTTCATTGGCATCGCGGAGTTCCTGTTGGACATGCTCCCCAAGCCCCGGGCCTAG
- the IRF7 gene encoding interferon regulatory factor 7 isoform X3 encodes MAAPENEGEAQRLRFVPWLLNAINSGNYRGLRWLDQERTTFRVPWKHNARKDITSSDLEVFKAWAKVGGRYEESSEDPVKWKTNFRCALSSTGMFKRLKDNSKCGEDPHMVFTINQGSTDPTQPMSLEKLLQQCDISPRDAVCMTPSWVPAGDTLHLDVLLQPPQDSLLQPYANPSQNNCFPPTAFQQWVPTVEQPALGTCTPLDFMPPEELGTVPLPCHLTEGMVPMQSPGEAMFLVPTASLVPQPQQLVDDTGDFVSNLDVTIYYRGKEFHREIVQGRHCLLTYQPLGGSPAVAQGPWRVVHFPSPANMADRKQWRITEELLGKVGLHLEQRAYKVFATRREKCKVFWALSQQLEGVEDPPSNLLCRDQETPIFDFSEFSTELRDFRNGQRRRSPDFTIYLCFGQAFSKAKPKEAKLILVKLVPKFCEYCYEKVLQEGASSLDSHTISLQLSDSFSLYDLIEQYTMQLD; translated from the exons ATGGCAGCGCCGGAGAACGAGGG GGAGGCCCAGAGGCTGCGTTTCGTCCCGTGGCTCCTGAACGCCATCAACAGCGGGAACTACCGCGGGCTGCGCTGGCTCGACCAAGAGCGCACCACCTTCCGCGTCCCCTGGAAGCACAACGCCAGGAAGGACATCACCAGCAGCGACCTGGAGGTCTTCAAG GCCTGGGCAAAGGTGGGTGGGCGGTATGAGGAGTCATCTGAGGACCCGGTCAAGTGGAAGACCAACTTCCGCTGTGCCCTGAGCAGCACCGGCATGTTCAAACGGCTGAAGGACAATTCCAAGTGTGGTGAAGACCCACACATGGTCTTCACCATTAACCAAG GCAGCACCGACCCCACACAGCCCATGTcactggagaagctgctgcagcagtgtgaCATCTCCCCCCGTGATGCTGTCTGCATGACCCCGTCCTGGGTGCCCGCAG GGGACACCCTCCACCTGGAcgtcctgctccagcctccccaggacagcctgctccagccttATGCCAACCCCAGCCAGAACAACTGCTTCCCTCCCACGGCATTTCAGCAGTGGGTGCCCACAGTGGAGCAGCCCGCTTTGGGCACCTGCACCCCCCTGGACTTCATGCCACCAGAGGAGCtag gaaccGTGCCACTGCCATGTCACCTGACAGAGGGCATGGTCCCCATGCAGTCACCAGGGGAGGCGATGTTTTTGGTCCCCACCGCCAGCCTtgtgccacagccacagcagctggtGGATGACACAG GTGACTTCGTCTCTAACCTGGACGTCACCATCTACTACCGGGGAAAGGAGTTCCATCGGGAGATCGtgcagggcaggcactgcctgcTGACGTACCAGCCCCTCGGTGGCTCACCAGCAGTGGCTCAGGGTCCCTGGCGCGTGGTGCACTTCCCCAGCCCCGCCAACATGGCCGATAGAAAGCAGTGGCGTATCAccgaggagctgctgggcaagGTGGGGCTGCATCTGGAGCAACGTGCCTACAAGGTCTTTGCCACCCGCCGGGAGAAGTGCAAGGTATTCTGGGCCCTGTCCCAACAGCTTGAGGGTGTCGAGGACCCCCCATCCAACCTTCTCTGCCGGGACCAGGAAACCCCTATTTTTGACTTCAGTGAGTTTAGCACAG AGCTAAGGGACTTCCGCAACGGCCAAAGGCGGCGGTCCCCTGACTTCACCATCTACCTCTGCTTTGGTCAGGCCTTCTCCAAGGCCAAGCCTAAGGAGGCCAAGCTCATCCTGGTCAAG ttggTGCCCAAGTTCTGCGAGTACTGCTATgagaaggtgctgcaggagggagcctCATCCCTCGACAGCCACACCATCAGCCTGCAGCTCTCAGACTCCTTCAGTCTCTACGATCTCATTGAGCAGTACACCATGCAGCTGGACTGA
- the IRF7 gene encoding interferon regulatory factor 7 isoform X1, with amino-acid sequence MAAPENEGEAQRLRFVPWLLNAINSGNYRGLRWLDQERTTFRVPWKHNARKDITSSDLEVFKAWAKVGGRYEESSEDPVKWKTNFRCALSSTGMFKRLKDNSKCGEDPHMVFTINQATLQHSTEGDFSSPDPAVDQQPAQQQLQVELHPQDMAPEIALPGSTDPTQPMSLEKLLQQCDISPRDAVCMTPSWVPAGDTLHLDVLLQPPQDSLLQPYANPSQNNCFPPTAFQQWVPTVEQPALGTCTPLDFMPPEELGTVPLPCHLTEGMVPMQSPGEAMFLVPTASLVPQPQQLVDDTGDFVSNLDVTIYYRGKEFHREIVQGRHCLLTYQPLGGSPAVAQGPWRVVHFPSPANMADRKQWRITEELLGKVGLHLEQRAYKVFATRREKCKVFWALSQQLEGVEDPPSNLLCRDQETPIFDFSEFSTELRDFRNGQRRRSPDFTIYLCFGQAFSKAKPKEAKLILVKLVPKFCEYCYEKVLQEGASSLDSHTISLQLSDSFSLYDLIEQYTMQLD; translated from the exons ATGGCAGCGCCGGAGAACGAGGG GGAGGCCCAGAGGCTGCGTTTCGTCCCGTGGCTCCTGAACGCCATCAACAGCGGGAACTACCGCGGGCTGCGCTGGCTCGACCAAGAGCGCACCACCTTCCGCGTCCCCTGGAAGCACAACGCCAGGAAGGACATCACCAGCAGCGACCTGGAGGTCTTCAAG GCCTGGGCAAAGGTGGGTGGGCGGTATGAGGAGTCATCTGAGGACCCGGTCAAGTGGAAGACCAACTTCCGCTGTGCCCTGAGCAGCACCGGCATGTTCAAACGGCTGAAGGACAATTCCAAGTGTGGTGAAGACCCACACATGGTCTTCACCATTAACCAAG CCACCCTTCAGCACAGCACGGAGGGGGATTTCAGCAGCCCTGATCCTGCGGTGGACCAGCAGCCGgcacaacagcagctgcag GTGGAGCTTCATCCCCAAGACATGGCCCCAGAAATTGCTCTCCCAG GCAGCACCGACCCCACACAGCCCATGTcactggagaagctgctgcagcagtgtgaCATCTCCCCCCGTGATGCTGTCTGCATGACCCCGTCCTGGGTGCCCGCAG GGGACACCCTCCACCTGGAcgtcctgctccagcctccccaggacagcctgctccagccttATGCCAACCCCAGCCAGAACAACTGCTTCCCTCCCACGGCATTTCAGCAGTGGGTGCCCACAGTGGAGCAGCCCGCTTTGGGCACCTGCACCCCCCTGGACTTCATGCCACCAGAGGAGCtag gaaccGTGCCACTGCCATGTCACCTGACAGAGGGCATGGTCCCCATGCAGTCACCAGGGGAGGCGATGTTTTTGGTCCCCACCGCCAGCCTtgtgccacagccacagcagctggtGGATGACACAG GTGACTTCGTCTCTAACCTGGACGTCACCATCTACTACCGGGGAAAGGAGTTCCATCGGGAGATCGtgcagggcaggcactgcctgcTGACGTACCAGCCCCTCGGTGGCTCACCAGCAGTGGCTCAGGGTCCCTGGCGCGTGGTGCACTTCCCCAGCCCCGCCAACATGGCCGATAGAAAGCAGTGGCGTATCAccgaggagctgctgggcaagGTGGGGCTGCATCTGGAGCAACGTGCCTACAAGGTCTTTGCCACCCGCCGGGAGAAGTGCAAGGTATTCTGGGCCCTGTCCCAACAGCTTGAGGGTGTCGAGGACCCCCCATCCAACCTTCTCTGCCGGGACCAGGAAACCCCTATTTTTGACTTCAGTGAGTTTAGCACAG AGCTAAGGGACTTCCGCAACGGCCAAAGGCGGCGGTCCCCTGACTTCACCATCTACCTCTGCTTTGGTCAGGCCTTCTCCAAGGCCAAGCCTAAGGAGGCCAAGCTCATCCTGGTCAAG ttggTGCCCAAGTTCTGCGAGTACTGCTATgagaaggtgctgcaggagggagcctCATCCCTCGACAGCCACACCATCAGCCTGCAGCTCTCAGACTCCTTCAGTCTCTACGATCTCATTGAGCAGTACACCATGCAGCTGGACTGA
- the IRF7 gene encoding interferon regulatory factor 7 isoform X2 yields MAAPENEGEAQRLRFVPWLLNAINSGNYRGLRWLDQERTTFRVPWKHNARKDITSSDLEVFKAWAKVGGRYEESSEDPVKWKTNFRCALSSTGMFKRLKDNSKCGEDPHMVFTINQATLQHSTEGDFSSPDPAVDQQPAQQQLQVELHPQDMAPEIALPGSTDPTQPMSLEKLLQQCDISPRDAVCMTPSWVPAGDTLHLDVLLQPPQDSLLQPYANPSQNNCFPPTAFQQWVPTVEQPALGTCTPLDFMPPEELGDFVSNLDVTIYYRGKEFHREIVQGRHCLLTYQPLGGSPAVAQGPWRVVHFPSPANMADRKQWRITEELLGKVGLHLEQRAYKVFATRREKCKVFWALSQQLEGVEDPPSNLLCRDQETPIFDFSEFSTELRDFRNGQRRRSPDFTIYLCFGQAFSKAKPKEAKLILVKLVPKFCEYCYEKVLQEGASSLDSHTISLQLSDSFSLYDLIEQYTMQLD; encoded by the exons ATGGCAGCGCCGGAGAACGAGGG GGAGGCCCAGAGGCTGCGTTTCGTCCCGTGGCTCCTGAACGCCATCAACAGCGGGAACTACCGCGGGCTGCGCTGGCTCGACCAAGAGCGCACCACCTTCCGCGTCCCCTGGAAGCACAACGCCAGGAAGGACATCACCAGCAGCGACCTGGAGGTCTTCAAG GCCTGGGCAAAGGTGGGTGGGCGGTATGAGGAGTCATCTGAGGACCCGGTCAAGTGGAAGACCAACTTCCGCTGTGCCCTGAGCAGCACCGGCATGTTCAAACGGCTGAAGGACAATTCCAAGTGTGGTGAAGACCCACACATGGTCTTCACCATTAACCAAG CCACCCTTCAGCACAGCACGGAGGGGGATTTCAGCAGCCCTGATCCTGCGGTGGACCAGCAGCCGgcacaacagcagctgcag GTGGAGCTTCATCCCCAAGACATGGCCCCAGAAATTGCTCTCCCAG GCAGCACCGACCCCACACAGCCCATGTcactggagaagctgctgcagcagtgtgaCATCTCCCCCCGTGATGCTGTCTGCATGACCCCGTCCTGGGTGCCCGCAG GGGACACCCTCCACCTGGAcgtcctgctccagcctccccaggacagcctgctccagccttATGCCAACCCCAGCCAGAACAACTGCTTCCCTCCCACGGCATTTCAGCAGTGGGTGCCCACAGTGGAGCAGCCCGCTTTGGGCACCTGCACCCCCCTGGACTTCATGCCACCAGAGGAGCtag GTGACTTCGTCTCTAACCTGGACGTCACCATCTACTACCGGGGAAAGGAGTTCCATCGGGAGATCGtgcagggcaggcactgcctgcTGACGTACCAGCCCCTCGGTGGCTCACCAGCAGTGGCTCAGGGTCCCTGGCGCGTGGTGCACTTCCCCAGCCCCGCCAACATGGCCGATAGAAAGCAGTGGCGTATCAccgaggagctgctgggcaagGTGGGGCTGCATCTGGAGCAACGTGCCTACAAGGTCTTTGCCACCCGCCGGGAGAAGTGCAAGGTATTCTGGGCCCTGTCCCAACAGCTTGAGGGTGTCGAGGACCCCCCATCCAACCTTCTCTGCCGGGACCAGGAAACCCCTATTTTTGACTTCAGTGAGTTTAGCACAG AGCTAAGGGACTTCCGCAACGGCCAAAGGCGGCGGTCCCCTGACTTCACCATCTACCTCTGCTTTGGTCAGGCCTTCTCCAAGGCCAAGCCTAAGGAGGCCAAGCTCATCCTGGTCAAG ttggTGCCCAAGTTCTGCGAGTACTGCTATgagaaggtgctgcaggagggagcctCATCCCTCGACAGCCACACCATCAGCCTGCAGCTCTCAGACTCCTTCAGTCTCTACGATCTCATTGAGCAGTACACCATGCAGCTGGACTGA